The Desulfuromonas sp. DNA segment GCTTGTGCCGCCAGGGAGAATGTCCTGGTTTCGGAATATGATGCCAGCGAGGCCCGGTAGCTGTCTAAATTGACTTCTGGCTGCGGAGCGGCAATATTCTGTTGATTTGAACCGGAATCGGCAGCGAAGCTTTCGCTCTCTTTACTGATGGGCAGCAGATAGAGAGCAAAAGCCGCGGCCGCTACGAAAAAGATGGTTGCAGCGGCAATACCGACTGCCAGAGGCGACATTCCGGACCGGGCTGAAACCGATCGCAGTTCAGCCAGCGCCGTTTTTACCTGTGGTCGCTCAACCCTGTGGCAATCGTCACTGAAAGCTGCCAGCAGCGAGCGGTCTGCGATAATATTAATCAGCCGTGGAAGCCCCTTCGACTCTCTGAATATCAGCTTCAGGGCTGCGGCACTGAAGATATCGGGCTCTTCACTGCCGGCGATCTTCAGGCGATGCCTGATATAAGCGACGGAGTCCTGCTCGTTCATCGGGCGCAAATGATAACGGACAGAAATCCGCTGGTTAAGCTGTCTCAGGTTGGTCCGCCCCAAAACTTCGGCCAATTCCGGTTGACCGACCAGAATAATCTGGATCAGCTTGTCGGTTTCGGTCTCCAGATTCGACAACAGCCGGATCTGCTCCAGCACCGGCGCCGCCAGGTTCTGGGCTTCATCGATAACCAGAACGACCGTTCTTCCGGCCGAGTTTTCGGCCAGCAGGAAACTGTTGATCAACGGCAGCAGCTGCCCGCCCCTGCTCTGCCCGGTTTCGATGCCGAGTTCACGGCAGATTTCGAGCAGAAGCTCATCGGCCGACAGGCTGGGATTGAACACGAACGCCAGCCGGAACTCCGCCTCTTCAAGCTGTTCAAAAAGAGTTCTCAGCACCGTGGTTTTACCAGCCCCGACTTCACCGGTGATTTCGATAAAACCACACCGGTTCTGCAGCCCGTAAAGCAGGTGTGCGAAGACTTCCTTATGGTTGTGGCTCAGGAAGATAAATTGCGGGTTTGGCGTTATGTTGAATGGTTTTTCAGTCAGTCCAAAATGTTCAAGATACATAGCTTGCTATTATTTATAAAATAATACGTTAAGGCAAGGATAAGTTAAGTAGAAGACTATCGGTAACACAAGTCGACAAATAGCATCACATCACTGTTTTTTGCACAGATTTATTTAAATGTATGTTAAATCATGATTTAAAATCTGAAAAAGAAGCCTTTCCCATTTTTCTCTTTCGACGAACCTTTCAAGCGAACCACTTCCTCGCCTGTTGGCGTGGCAAGAAATCCAAGCATGTGATGAGCGCACTCTGATGGTAAAACTCTTTTGCTGGTGGTTACTACGCGAATGGCGCTACCTGAAGTCCTGGCGATGGCAAGAGGGGACAACATGGTATTTTGCGTTCGGGGCCAACCTGGACACCAGGGTTCTCAAAACCCGGCACATGCGTCCTCTGTCCATCGTCCCTTTTGTCTTGCAAGACCACGAACTGCGCTTTGATCATCCGAGCAGTTGGCAAGGTGTAGGGTACGCTTCTGTGCATGCATCGCAAAGCAAGCAGATCTATGGACATTTGATTCAGCTCCCTGACTGTGATGCAAATCGCATGGATTGCGACGAACTCGTCCCCTTTTTTTGCCGCTACGTTCGCCATGAACACGAACAGGACGGCCACATATTTTATTTCTACATCTCTACAGTGCCGACCGACAATCTGCTGCCGACGCCGAACTACCTAAACATGATACTATCAGGGTTGCGCCTTCACCCGTATATCCCCGCTGACATGCTTTCCCACTACCAAAACCATGCGACCAGGCTTCCCCATACACCGACGCCTGACAGCGAATATTTCGTGCAGCGGGGGCGATGGCCAAACTGGCTGCGCACAATTTCGGGGCCCTATGAGATCGCCATGTCTCGACTACTGATCAGCCATGTTCGTCATTGGACGATCTTCGGCCATTTCATGGAAATCAATTCTTATTATAATAAGCTTGGGATCGATCAAGACTGATGGGCTGGCAAATTCCTCACAAATTACTTCTGCTCGGTGGAATCCACTGACTCAATTTTATTGAGCTCCTGAATCACATGCCACTGA contains these protein-coding regions:
- a CDS encoding AAA family ATPase, with protein sequence MYLEHFGLTEKPFNITPNPQFIFLSHNHKEVFAHLLYGLQNRCGFIEITGEVGAGKTTVLRTLFEQLEEAEFRLAFVFNPSLSADELLLEICRELGIETGQSRGGQLLPLINSFLLAENSAGRTVVLVIDEAQNLAAPVLEQIRLLSNLETETDKLIQIILVGQPELAEVLGRTNLRQLNQRISVRYHLRPMNEQDSVAYIRHRLKIAGSEEPDIFSAAALKLIFRESKGLPRLINIIADRSLLAAFSDDCHRVERPQVKTALAELRSVSARSGMSPLAVGIAAATIFFVAAAAFALYLLPISKESESFAADSGSNQQNIAAPQPEVNLDSYRASLASYSETRTFSLAAQALAAAWHLEFVDQLAEPFASFAFIELLEQNSWQWTSYQGDFSSLAKLDAPVIIESILPGVSGRRYLAITGKAENLYTITPSLNGLSAVEPAVLEALYGGKAYFIWKNYLAIDFLSAAGTTASDVREVQSMLVQAGITDVPVSGVYDQKTITAVTRFQAERGIIQDGRVGPLTLMLLYQQSGAYNPPRLNMVRSS